The following nucleotide sequence is from Synchiropus splendidus isolate RoL2022-P1 chromosome 1, RoL_Sspl_1.0, whole genome shotgun sequence.
ACTCTTTTCCTCTCTGTATGTTTCTCCTTGGACTTAAACCAGACCTCCCAGTTGCTGGTGGACGGAGGAGAATCGTGTTTGGCCTGCGACTTCCGGGAACACAGCAAGCAGCTCAGGCTGCTCGGTATTAAATCGCAGATCCTGAGTATCCTGCGGCTGGACCAGGCACCCAACATCAGCCGTGACATGATCCGCCAGATGCTGCCGAAAGCCCCACCATTGACGCAGCTGCTGGACCAGTATGACCCACGAGTGGAGGAAGAAGATCACGCCACCACTGAGACaatcatcaccatggcaaccaaacGTATGTAAATCGAACTGAAAATAACACTAAAAACAAAGTTTTGAATTGCACTTTGCGTAAGCAGTCTGTGTGGTGTATTGAGACTCGTGTCATGCATTTAAATTCCAAATGCGTTGCCCTAACCCTAAATTgggtgaggggccatcatgccaaaagaaagacagcgatgaccacaaaacatgatggagagatatccaaaatatatacttaacaaggacaaaatgaacctaagaagactaaatgtaattaaggatattaagaaaagtactgaaatatttcattttatacacaCTTAGTTTGAATATGAATCAACTATGTActagactttcaaaataaaaagggaagttatttcaaaacatattttcagtattccttcaatgtattttgaggaacaagaaaacacaaaaatggccaatgcaaagaagaaaatttttgtcttaaaacaagaacatgctatgtTCATTGCTGAAGTGTACTgactaaaagaaaaagaacaaacaaaggaagaaaaaagttatatattttttttatttatatatacacattagTTATAGTTTTTGTCTGACGTCAAACAGGCCACGAAATTACAGGCATTGTGTCGCATTTGCTCCGCTCTGGCCTAAAGAGTTGATGCATGTCCCACcaatgaaaactatttttcagaTTTAACTCCTCAGGTCAACCTCGATTTTCGGCCTAAGTCGTGTCTATTATGTCAATGCTACTCCTGATCAAATATGTATTGAAGGAGAATTCTGGTTTTCTCTTCCAGCGGACACTGAAGTCCAGGATCACTTCTCGTCCTTATGTCAGTTCAACCTTAATCCAAAGATCCAGCCTAAAAACATCCTGAGTGCACAACTGTGGGTCCATTTGCGCCCGGCCAATATGGTCACGACGGTCTTCTTACAAATATCACGGCTCAAACAAGGAATTGAGGGCAACATCACAAGGGTCCGGGTTCGATCCCTGAAGATCCACGCGGATGCCGGAGCAAGCTCGTGGCACAGCATCGACATCAAGTCTCTGCTCCAGGCATGGCTACGTCACCCAGAGAGCAACTATGGGATTGAGATCAACGCCTACAACCCTGATGGAGACAACCTTGCCATCACCAACTCTGCACCAGGAGAGGAGGGTTTAGTGAGTTCAGAAATAACAAATACACATTTCAGCTTCTCATTTAGCGGATGGGGAAGTGTCACTGacatgcataaatatgcagtttGAAATGGCCATGTATCATCTACAAAGTATGTGCTCCTGAATTATAACGTTAAATCGCTCAAGAAACAAGAGACAAACAGAAACAAGgctttgtgatgtcactggaagTAGATCCTGTCCATAAAAAAGCTTGTAAGCTTCACTTTCTAATGAAGGCCACACGGTGGGCATGACAGATGGATGTTCTAATGATGTGTGGAAATCAACTGTAAATAGCCAGGGTTTTCCAATGTAAACAAACGGCAAGCCATGATAGCTACCTGTCAAAACAGAGCAGAGAAGCTATCAAAAACTTTGGTGAGGCGGCATGAATACTCACCGGCAAAAAATTGTGGGCGTCAgtcacttcatcctctcacaatagtccaaGACGTGGCTTCCACAACGTAGtagtttgaataaaaataagtccgTAATTCACaggaacctgctcttcttcctgaaaaaaacatgttcttgGCTGATAATGCCTCTACTTCGACCACTTCAGTGTACAGGACATCGGTGTTTGGTACTTCCAGTGACACCACAAGGTGGCATCATTTCAATGTAtctatataatttttttttgtgtacacGGAATGAAAAGCCTCTATTACTTCTTTCTCATCAAATATtggttgatgatgatgtcagtgaCACTTAAACTTCCATGCTAAGTTGATTGCGAATGGCAGTACTCAAAATGTGggtaatattatttatttgctgggctacacaacacaacactgaaaactATTTTTGGTCAGTGTGATGACAATGGGTGAACGTAGCTACCCAGATTAACGGGTAGACTCGTCTTTCCTCGGCCTGAGATGAGAAGCTCTATCACATGTTTCAGCCTTCGACTTCACCACCTGGGGACGGAGCCCATCGCCACCCAGGGCAGGGCCTTTCTACCAGTACTGAATGGGACCCACAGTCCCACACTTGGGGGCTCCCCGAACCGGTGGAGTGCAGACATCATTTGACACCAATCTGATTTATTATCAGGCCCAAATACAAGTTGGAACAAGTTGTCCATTTGAATGTGTTTGGTGCCATACACCTCAGGAGCATCTCCCACGGGATTCCTGCTGGAACACCAAGGGTTCTCCAATTCCACATTTGAGGTCTAATAAATGGTCAAGGATCCTGCATAGAGAAGGCATGTGAACGGGATTGGGGGGGCCCTCAAGAGTCCCTTCCACCTACCAACAAAATCTCGAGCAGCAGACAGGATTGAGTAATGGAGGGGAAAATTGGAAAACATACTTCTGTAGCTTTGGTACCACTGCAACTTGATATTTGTTGTGTTAGATATGTTTTACTCTTAGTGCCCACTAGCAAAGAAACAAACCTTCTGATCACACTTAACTGCTCCCCAGCAACCATTCATTGAAGTCAAGATCCTGGACAGCAGCAGGAGATTCCGACGCGACTCTGGCCTAAACTGTGACGAGGAGTCAGCTGAAACTCGTTGTTGTCGCTACCCACTCACCGTCGACTTCGAGGAGTTTGGCTGGGACTGGATTATCGCTCCAAAGCGCTACAGAGCAAACTACTGCTCCGGCGACTGCGAGTtccttcacctgcagcagtATCCGCATGCTCACCTAGTCAACAAGGCCAATCCTCGTGGCACTGTGGGGCCCTGCTGCACACCCACAAAGATGTCGCCCATCAATATGCTCTACTTCAATCGCAAGGAGCAGATCATCTATGGGAAGATCCCGTCTATGGTGGTAGACCACTGTGGCTGCTCCTGAGAACTCACTCTGGCAACCTTGGTCCATGTGCACTAACCCAATAGTTTCCTTCCCTATTCTCTAGTAAAGGtcaaatctatatatatatatatatatataaaatctacTACTCCTTTCACTACAATAGTAGAAGTGCCAATCCAGCACGTATTTGTAGTACCGTATGAGAACTTAAAATATTGGAGCAATATTTTTGTTACTCCCAGCAGCAGCTAGAATCCATGAGATGAAGAAAGTGCTGAAGCAGAGTGTTACCATGTTTTTAAACCTTTTAACTGCATCAATAGAGTAACATCGCAACAAATGTGGCGCTTTCGGCTCAGACAAACAGGACAAAATAAACTATGTGTTTGTTTACGTGATTTcttttgatttgtgttttttgtttcttgacTTGTTTTTTGACTCTACCAAGAGGAGCTTCATATTGTGTGTGGTATCTTATGAAACATGTCCTGGGTTGATCCTGGACCAAAACAAACCTAGCGGGATGTTGGCCACATGCCTTCATTTTAACAAACATGAACCGAGTGACTCTGAAACAGGGACACTTGAATGTCTCTCATGTCATGACCACAGTTCCTTTGTTGCTTTTACTTTGCAGCAAAGATTTCGCGGCTTTTTATCACAAGGAATGGGGAGGTTGAAAGAAGCGCCACTATGCAGAGGAATTCTTAGATGGtcagcatctgttttttttttgtttgtcaggaAAAAACAATGGGTATGCTAAACTTAGACCGTAAACCTCAGGGTACGTCATGGGCCTTGTTACAAATGCTGCACATGCGCAAAATATTGTGAACTGCATACATTTTTGGTTTTATAGAAAACAGCCTGGACTTGAGAATTCACATTACTCCACAGCAGCACAGATACGCATAAAATCTTGCAAAAAGCCATCAACCTTATTGGTTGTCtacctcttcttcttttgtccTGTACTTCCTTAAAATTCCTTCTGCCCCCTCTCGTCTCGCCGCATGTTCAAACATGGGCATActtagggcgctttcacactgcagtgttctgtcTCAAGAGCCTGAATCCTAGTCGCCCCCCGTTGAGattcttcacacctctgccTCGCTCCACGGCGAGCCTCGCTTCGCGTTTTCACTTCTAACCCACATAGGCCTTCTAACCCATCTAGCCTCGGCCTATGGTATGTGGGGTATGTCAATCAATGGACTGGTAACAGCTAAGTTGTTCTTGCCGAAAAGAAGTGATTGGCGGTCGGATAAACAAAGACAGACCACTAGAAAGCTCACGACTGAGtaacagtgtcattatttttaagcactataataataatgtgccaggagtggcagagaagtatgttggagtggtgcaggacatgtataccAGGTGtaagacggtggtgaggtgtgttgcaggtgtaacagaggagttcaaggtggaggtgggactgcaccaaggctcagctctgagtcCCTTCCTctttgtgatggtgatggacaggttgacagatgaggttagacaagaagccccttggacgatgatgtttgcagatgatagaTGTAGATGcagatgtagagataaagactgtggaggattttaagtacttaggcttaACTGTCCAGGTCGATGGAGAGggtgacaaagaggtgaagaagcgggtgcaggcaggatggaatcattggagaaaaatgATGctggagcttctctctgggagtgagcaggatggataggatcaggaagcagtagatcagagggacagcacatgtgctcaggtgtttaggagacaaagtcagagaggctagatggagatggtttggacatgtacagaggagagagagccagtacattggtagaaagatgttgaggttggaactgccaggcagacgGTGGAAAGGAAGGCcaaagatttatggaggtggtgaaggaggacatgaggtttgtaggtttgagagaagaggaagcagaggacagggtgagatgaaggaggatgatccgctgtggttcCTTCGGACTGCAATGACTGTCCCGATGCTCAGGAAGTTAAGATGAGGAGTAAGACAAGCAAAACTATTCCCCTCAATTTTATGTTGCCATCTGATCTAATTATGTTAGGATGGAGGTATACTCagactacccagaatgcttAGCATATTTTCAGTCAATAAAAAACGGAATGAAAGCTGTATAAAGCTATTCATGAATGCAGCAGCATTACATGGAATTGAATACTCCAACTTATCATCAAACACGTCACtgcaaaggaaataaataatataactaatcaacaaaataactcaaataaGGTAAACACAACATTTCACACAATTACAGCCGATGGAGCAGGAAAAAACGTATTGTCTGTTTAGACCAATAAATTTTGTGAAAAGGTCATAAATAATCAAAGTTacaaagtttcattttcattcaccgCCGTGCTGACTCTCTTTCGCTTTCTTCGAAAACACGTGACCAGATGGGCTAGTGCACTCATTGACCCCCCCTCCCTCAACGACTGAACTTAAACGTCTGTTGGCGCGTTTAAAATAACctccaaataataaaaaaatcgcAAATAAACGAATGAAAATCGTTGCAGCGTTATTTGTGTTATCCATTTTTTCATGGAGCAGATAAGATACGCAAAAAACAGTGTTGACGGGTCTTTGAACGGGGAGGTAGGTCAGAGGACAGAACAGCATAAATA
It contains:
- the LOC128760506 gene encoding growth/differentiation factor 8-like — translated: MLFLLGLTLFLSVCFSLDLNQTSQLLVDGGESCLACDFREHSKQLRLLGIKSQILSILRLDQAPNISRDMIRQMLPKAPPLTQLLDQYDPRVEEEDHATTETIITMATKPDTEVQDHFSSLCQFNLNPKIQPKNILSAQLWVHLRPANMVTTVFLQISRLKQGIEGNITRVRVRSLKIHADAGASSWHSIDIKSLLQAWLRHPESNYGIEINAYNPDGDNLAITNSAPGEEGLQPFIEVKILDSSRRFRRDSGLNCDEESAETRCCRYPLTVDFEEFGWDWIIAPKRYRANYCSGDCEFLHLQQYPHAHLVNKANPRGTVGPCCTPTKMSPINMLYFNRKEQIIYGKIPSMVVDHCGCS